From a single Miscanthus floridulus cultivar M001 chromosome 8, ASM1932011v1, whole genome shotgun sequence genomic region:
- the LOC136472410 gene encoding serine/threonine-protein kinase-like protein CCR4, giving the protein MSSHAHAGHRRRLFLLRRTSTSTRLPYLLVLLVAVVLIADVCTASRQFSTVAISHAPNATLVCALVTISAAGDDAGGAGSSPGSKLHCTSHPDGQQFVYPSADIPYNAIAAGADFLCGLMAPLGGHAAMRWWSFSEEFAANRSRPVGRRLYWGPSLRSLNAGGSHVCGLSDDHDPACWEWPHLDLPKGLDFSRIALGHDFLCGIDKRDNTSMSCFGGMTAPSLTPTPAAFNTLAAGHRHACAVDSEGGFGCWGDGDVPDVPAHELPGDMLSMALGNDTTCILSGSGRVQCWGAVQVPDQYRNTDFLAIEADGDAVCGILKSNYSVACWGRSDRFGTGGSLVYNSTMPGACARKKSCPCDIISGSGALCGSGGAEDGEELAVCQACPLRLNASRILIANERDVSAAVDDSGKKKAKTLTVALSVGGVGAAVLAAAAVALYLVAYRKRDNNKKTLTLRLGESSSRRLCRDVEAMVMPAPQVSPLRPARPLGCEEFTLRDLSRITDGFSVEKKIGSGSFGSVYRAKLPDGREVAIKRAERSGSGGRRRRRFDAERAFRAELRLLSRVNHRNLVQLLGFCEERGERILVFEFMPHGALHDHLHGSGSSSSSSGYSPLFASWEARLRVALDAARGVEYLHCYAVPAIIHRDVKPSNILLDGEWTAKVSDFGLSLASGSTAAAAAASSSATAGTVGYIDPEYYRLQELTERSDVYSFGVVLLELVTGRKAIHRTSQDGSGSPRNVIEFAVPAVETGNITRILDERVPPPRGHEVEAVARVAKIASECVRPRGRARPIMSEVVAELEWAVTLCEESVVASAAAAAGGQNSFRHGGSDLSRSRSRSESDDPSPFHTRELGLGFGFGLGSSRPITHGRSHSTM; this is encoded by the coding sequence ATGTCTAGCCATGCCCACGCCGGCCACCGCCGTCGTCTTTTCCTCCTGAGGAGAACGAGCACCAGCACTAGGCTTCCTTACCTCCTCGTCCTTCTCGTCGCCGTCGTCTTGATCGCCGACGTGTGCACGGCGTCGCGGCAGTTCTCGACGGTCGCAATCTCCCACGCGCCCAACGCTACGCTCGTCTGCGCGCTCGTCACCATCAGCGCCGCCGGCGATGACGCGGGAGGAGCGGGGTCGTCACCAGGCTCCAAGCTGCACTGCACCTCGCACCCCGACGGCCAGCAGTTCGTGTACCCGTCCGCGGACATCCCCTACAACGCCATCGCGGCCGGGGCCGACTTCCTGTGCGGCCTCATGGCGCCGCTGGGCGGCCACGCCGCCATGCGCTGGTGGTCCTTCTCCGAGGAGTTCGCCGCCAACCGCTCCCGCCCCGTCGGCCGCCGCCTCTACTGGGGCCCCTCGCTGCGCTCGCTCAACGCCGGGGGATCCCACGTCTGCGGCCTCTCCGACGACCACGACCCCGCATGCTGGGAGTGGCCGCACCTCGACCTCCCGAAAGGCCTCGACTTCTCCCGCATCGCGCTGGGCCACGACTTCCTCTGCGGCATCGACAAGCGCGACAATACCAGCATGAGCTGCTTCGGCGGCATGACGGCGCCGTCGCTCACCCCCACGCCCGCGGCCTTCAATACCCTTGCCGCCGGCCACCGCCACGCGTGCGCCGTCGACTCCGAGGGTGGCTTCGGCTGCTGGGGCGACGGCGACGTCCCGGACGTGCCGGCGCACGAGCTGCCGGGCGACATGCTCTCCATGGCGCTCGGCAACGACACCACCTGCATCCTCTCCGGCAGCGGCCGGGTCCAGTGCTGGGGCGCCGTACAGGTGCCGGACCAGTACAGGAACACGGATTTCCTAGCCATCGAGGCCGACGGCGACGCGGTGTGCGGCATCCTCAAGAGCAACTACTCCGTCGCGTGCTGGGGGAGAAGCGACCGGTTCGGCACCGGCGGCAGCCTGGTCTACAACAGCACCATGCCCGGCGCCTGCGCGCGCAAGAAGAGCTGCCCCTGcgacatcatctccggctccggcGCGCTCTGCGGCTCCGGCGGTGCCGAGGACGGCGAGGAGCTCGCCGTCTGCCAGGCCTGCCCGTTGCGGCTGAACGCTTCCAGGATCCTCATTGCCAACGAGAGGGATGTATCGGCAGCCGTAGACGACAGCGGGAAGAAGAAGGCCAAGACCCTGACCGTCGCCCTCAGCGTGGGCGGCGTCGGCGCCGCGGTGCTCGCGGCTGCTGCGGTGGCGCTCTACCTCGTGGCGTACAGGAAGCGGGACAACAACAAGAAGACGCTGACGCTGCGCCTCGGGGAGTCGTCGTCGCGGCGGCTGTGCCGCGACGTGGAGGCCATGGTCATGCCGGCGCCGCAGGTCTCGCCGCTCCGGCCGGCGCGGCCGCTCGGGTGCGAGGAGTTCACGCTCCGGGACCTGTCGCGCATCACCGACGGCTTCTCGGTGGAGAAGAAGATCGGGAGCGGCAGCTTCGGGTCTGTGTACCGCGCCAAGCTCCCCGACGGGCGCGAGGTGGCCATCAAGCGTGCGGAGCgtagcggcagcggcggccgccgccggcgtcgcTTCGACGCGGAGCGCGCGTTCCGCGCGGAGCTGCGGCTGCTGTCGCGCGTGAACCACCGGAACCTGGTGCAGCTGCTGGGCTTCTGCGAGGAGCGCGGCGAGCGCATCCTGGTGTTCGAGTTCATGCCCCACGGCGCGCTCCACGACCACCTCcacggcagcggcagcagcagcagcagcagcgggtaCTCGCCGCTGTTCGCGTCGTGGGAGGCGCGGCTCCGGGTGGCGCTGGACGCGGCGCGCGGCGTGGAGTACCTGCATTGCTACGCCGTGCCGGCCATCATCCACCGCGACGTGAAGCCGTCCAACATCCTGCTGGACGGCGAGTGGACGGCCAAGGTGTCGGACTTCGGGCTGTCGCTGGCCAGCGGCAGCACGGCAgcggccgccgccgcgtcgtCGTCCGCGACGGCCGGCACGGTGGGTTACATCGACCCGGAGTACTACCGGCTGCAGGAGCTGACGGAGCGCagcgacgtgtacagcttcggcgtgGTGCTGCTGGAGCTCGTCACCGGCCGCAAGGCCATCCACCGGACGAGCCAGGACGGCAGCGGGTCTCCCCGGAACGTGATCGAGTTCGCCGTGCCGGCGGTCGAGACGGGCAACATCACGAGGATCCTCGACGAGCGCGTGCCGCCGCCGCGCGGGCACGAGGTGGAGGCCGTGGCGCGCGTCGCCAAGATCGCCTCGGAGTGCGTCCGGCCACGGGGCCGCGCCAGGCCGATCATGTCCGAGGTGGTGGCGGAGCTGGAGTG